GCGAGGCCGTAGCGGGCCCGCGCCCGCGCGAGCGCCGCGCGGTCGAACGGCGTGTGGCTGACGACGATCCGCCCGGCCATCATCCGCTCCAACTCGCCGTACAGCTCCGGCAGGCGCGGCGCGCCGCGGACGTCCGCCGGCCGGATCCCGTGGACGGCGACGTTCCCGAAATGGAACGGCCCCTCCGGATCGACCAAGCGGTCGAGCGTCTCCACGACCTCCGTCCCCTCGAAGGCGACGACCCCGAGCTGGCAGATGCTCCCCGGGTCGGCGTTGGCCGTTTCGACGTCGATGGCGACGAACCCCATTTCCGCTCCCGGCCGCGGCGAACGAGGGCGGCCCCGCGGCCCCCGCCATGATCCCCCCGCCGGACCGCCCGCGCCCGCCGGGGCGCCGTCCGCCGCGGCGGGGCGACCGTCCGACCATCGGCCGATCGCCGTAGATTGACGCGCGC
This genomic window from bacterium contains:
- a CDS encoding exonuclease — protein: MGFVAIDVETANADPGSICQLGVVAFEGTEVVETLDRLVDPEGPFHFGNVAVHGIRPADVRGAPRLPELYGELERMMAGRIVVSHTPFDRAALARARARYGLAEFPCTWLDSARVARRAWPKYAKRGFGLGNLAADLGIRFAHHDAAEDARAAGIVVLRAIEATGLSLSEWLVRVERPIAARKAAPPRP